In Leuconostoc kimchii IMSNU 11154, one genomic interval encodes:
- a CDS encoding glutamate-5-semialdehyde dehydrogenase, which translates to MVLTVEEIGQRAKKATNQVAALTIEKRNALLLQMAQAIIDQQDAIIAANKEDLAEYGHTLSGPMQKRLTLDAVAIQDIAQSLKAVATLPDPLAGPYDQWQTHVELKIIKKIVPLGVVAMVYEARPNVTVDAAALTLKSGNVVILRGGKEAIHSNTFLAGVLRQVLTDSQLNPDIIQLITDTSHDSVNDLLHMRKIVDVLIPRGSAKFIDFVVANATVPVIETGAGNTHIFVDDSADQDEAIRIIHNAKTQKPSVCNSAEKLLIHESIVAKFLPKVATKLVSSHVELRGDDASRQIDQNILPATALDWDTEYNDLIMGIKIVADADAAIDWINQHTTHHSETIISETPEHVVKFMNAVDAAVVYQNASSRFTDGFEFGFGAEIGISTQKLHARGPMGLPALTTIKYEVFGDGQIRV; encoded by the coding sequence ATGGTCTTAACTGTAGAGGAAATTGGACAACGTGCCAAGAAGGCGACAAACCAAGTTGCGGCGCTAACCATTGAAAAACGAAATGCGTTATTATTGCAAATGGCGCAGGCAATCATAGATCAACAAGATGCAATTATTGCGGCCAACAAAGAAGACTTGGCTGAATATGGTCATACATTGAGCGGTCCAATGCAGAAGCGGCTAACCTTGGATGCTGTGGCCATTCAGGATATTGCGCAATCGCTAAAAGCTGTTGCTACGTTACCTGACCCCTTAGCCGGTCCTTATGATCAGTGGCAAACACATGTTGAATTGAAAATCATCAAAAAAATTGTACCACTTGGTGTCGTTGCCATGGTTTACGAGGCACGTCCTAATGTCACTGTTGATGCGGCAGCATTGACTTTGAAATCTGGTAATGTTGTTATTCTACGTGGTGGAAAGGAAGCTATCCATAGTAACACTTTTCTAGCAGGCGTTTTGCGACAAGTGTTGACTGATAGCCAGTTAAATCCTGATATTATTCAATTGATTACTGACACATCGCACGATTCAGTCAATGATTTACTACATATGAGGAAAATAGTTGATGTTCTTATTCCTCGTGGTTCAGCAAAGTTTATTGATTTTGTTGTGGCTAATGCAACCGTTCCGGTGATTGAAACTGGTGCGGGAAACACGCATATCTTTGTGGATGACTCAGCCGATCAAGATGAGGCCATACGTATTATCCACAACGCAAAAACGCAAAAACCGTCTGTTTGTAATTCAGCTGAAAAACTATTGATTCATGAAAGTATTGTGGCAAAGTTTTTACCTAAAGTTGCTACTAAGCTGGTATCTTCTCACGTTGAATTAAGAGGAGACGATGCTAGTCGTCAGATCGACCAAAATATTTTACCAGCAACAGCGTTAGACTGGGATACAGAGTATAATGATCTCATCATGGGTATTAAAATTGTTGCAGATGCAGATGCCGCCATCGATTGGATTAATCAGCATACAACGCATCACTCCGAGACAATCATTAGCGAGACGCCAGAACATGTCGTTAAATTTATGAATGCTGTTGATGCAGCTGTTGTTTATCAAAATGCCTCTAGTCGTTTCACAGATGGGTTTGAGTTTGGATTTGGTGCCGAGATTGGTATTTCAACCCAAAAATTACATGCGCGTGGGCCTATGGGATTACCTGCATTAACAACAATCAAATATGAAGTATTTGGTGATGGGCAAATCCGTGTGTGA
- the proB gene encoding glutamate 5-kinase: MQLASEKIQQADHWQRLVIKVGTSTIVEASGEINYPIINRLSQTLTQLRKDGHEVILVTSGAIGVALQQMKIAKRPTAIPEQQALAAIGQSYLMAIYNQSFAFYQQHVGQVLLTYDVFSNKQMLSNTINAIESMLAQNVIPIINENDVIAVDELEHQHSFGDNDRLAAIVTHETGAEGLIVLSDINALYTANPYVDPMAEPIPLVTRITEELLAGAVGSSQLGTGGMATKLYAADYLMSKNRKMVLINGDNPATILDIVNGQQVGTLFKGE; encoded by the coding sequence ATGCAATTAGCATCAGAAAAGATACAACAGGCTGATCACTGGCAGCGCTTAGTGATTAAAGTTGGGACAAGCACAATCGTTGAAGCATCAGGTGAAATAAATTATCCCATTATCAATCGTTTGTCGCAAACATTAACACAGCTGAGAAAAGATGGGCATGAGGTGATTTTGGTCACATCTGGTGCCATTGGCGTTGCACTTCAACAAATGAAGATTGCAAAAAGGCCAACCGCTATTCCAGAGCAACAGGCGTTAGCAGCCATTGGTCAAAGTTACTTGATGGCGATTTATAATCAAAGTTTTGCATTTTATCAGCAACATGTTGGTCAAGTTTTATTGACTTATGATGTCTTTAGTAACAAACAGATGCTATCAAATACGATTAATGCGATTGAATCAATGTTGGCTCAAAATGTTATTCCAATTATTAATGAAAACGATGTCATTGCAGTGGATGAACTAGAACATCAACATTCGTTTGGCGATAACGATCGCTTAGCTGCCATTGTGACGCATGAAACAGGCGCTGAGGGGTTAATTGTCTTAAGTGATATTAATGCTTTATATACTGCTAATCCGTATGTTGACCCTATGGCTGAGCCAATACCATTGGTTACGCGTATCACTGAAGAGTTATTGGCAGGCGCTGTTGGTTCATCCCAATTAGGAACAGGTGGTATGGCAACAAAGCTTTATGCTGCTGATTATTTGATGTCAAAAAATCGAAAAATGGTGTTGATCAATGGCGATAATCCAGCAACTATTTTAGATATTGTGAATGGACAACAAGTTGGTACGTTATTTAAAGGAGAATGA
- a CDS encoding nucleoside hydrolase, producing MAQKKMILDLDTGIDDALALAYAVADPNVDLIGIISSYGNTLIETAAQNSLNLLHLLGADDVPAFIGESHSSTTDHFDVMPISQLIHGKNGIGDVVLETSPRHVETQSGVDFLITSAHQFSDDLIFIPTGPLTNLATAIKKDPAVATLIGNTTLMGGALTVPGNVTPFTEANIHQDPEDADYVFTHQKNLTMVGLDVTLRTLLTKQETTAWRDLGTKAANKFAELMDFYIDAYANLGIDKKGAALHDPLAVAVGIDPTYVTTLPLSMRVTYDKKSGDYGRTIGDKDKLLEPTSSKAAILVDTDRFVTDFQTLMLSVLSN from the coding sequence TTGATCTTATTGGTATTATTTCAAGTTACGGTAATACCTTAATTGAGACAGCTGCACAAAACTCATTAAACCTATTGCATTTACTTGGTGCCGATGATGTCCCCGCCTTTATTGGTGAAAGTCACTCGTCAACAACTGATCATTTTGATGTGATGCCCATTTCACAGCTGATCCATGGTAAAAACGGTATTGGCGACGTTGTTTTGGAAACATCCCCACGTCATGTTGAAACACAAAGTGGCGTTGATTTCTTAATTACATCTGCACACCAATTCTCAGACGATTTAATTTTTATTCCTACTGGTCCGCTCACAAACTTAGCAACTGCTATTAAAAAGGATCCCGCAGTCGCAACACTCATCGGAAACACTACTTTGATGGGCGGCGCATTAACAGTACCAGGCAATGTGACACCGTTTACTGAAGCTAATATTCATCAAGACCCTGAAGATGCTGATTATGTTTTTACACATCAAAAGAACCTCACAATGGTTGGTTTAGATGTGACTTTGAGAACACTACTCACTAAACAAGAAACGACTGCTTGGCGTGATTTAGGTACAAAAGCTGCTAATAAATTTGCTGAATTAATGGATTTTTATATTGATGCCTACGCTAACCTGGGTATTGATAAAAAGGGTGCTGCTTTACACGACCCATTAGCTGTAGCTGTTGGCATTGATCCAACATATGTCACGACATTACCCTTATCTATGCGTGTAACATATGATAAAAAAAGTGGTGATTATGGCCGAACAATTGGTGATAAGGACAAACTGCTCGAACCAACAAGTTCAAAAGCAGCTATACTAGTTGATACTGACCGTTTTGTTACTGATTTTCAAACATTGATGCTCTCTGTTTTGAGCAATTAA
- a CDS encoding histidine phosphatase family protein, with protein sequence MKIYAVRHGQTIFNVLDKVQGWADTPLTKKGEQDGVAAGQRLKNVHFDVALASDTSRAIHTAEFILAKNNHPTPQLTYTPDWREFFFGSFEGGDNKAMWGATAKSLGIDTEQPDELARHVDMTKIMNAIHEVDSKHLGEDAAAFWQRMDQSLAKLQQTYHDEDTVLLVTHGQLIWNLAQNYGHLETADRPKNGAVAVFNLDKNGHFSVDNFNDVTTIF encoded by the coding sequence ATGAAAATTTATGCTGTTCGCCATGGACAAACCATATTTAATGTACTTGATAAGGTGCAGGGTTGGGCAGATACGCCATTAACCAAAAAAGGCGAACAAGATGGCGTTGCTGCAGGACAACGTTTAAAAAATGTCCATTTTGATGTCGCGCTAGCATCAGACACATCACGAGCAATCCATACGGCAGAATTTATCTTAGCTAAAAATAACCATCCAACACCGCAGTTGACATATACGCCGGATTGGCGTGAGTTCTTTTTTGGTAGTTTTGAAGGCGGTGATAATAAAGCCATGTGGGGCGCTACTGCAAAATCTTTGGGTATTGATACGGAACAACCTGATGAGTTGGCACGCCATGTAGACATGACAAAAATTATGAACGCAATTCATGAAGTAGATTCAAAACATCTTGGTGAAGATGCCGCTGCTTTTTGGCAAAGAATGGATCAGTCATTGGCTAAATTACAGCAAACGTATCATGATGAGGATACAGTTTTACTTGTGACACATGGTCAATTAATTTGGAATTTAGCACAAAACTATGGGCATTTAGAAACAGCTGATCGACCAAAAAATGGTGCAGTAGCCGTATTTAACCTTGATAAAAATGGCCATTTTAGTGTTGATAACTTTAATGATGTGACAACCATTTTCTAA